From the genome of Bacteroides sp. MSB163, one region includes:
- a CDS encoding DUF1599 domain-containing protein, protein MKDTKQQFEHVIAICRDLFSKKLHDYGPAWRILRPASVTDQIFIKANRIRSIETKGVTLVDEGIRSEFIAIVNYGIIGLIQLELGYAESADITNEEAMALYDKYAKTSLELMLAKNHDYDEAWRSMCVSSYTDLILMKIYRTKQIESLSGQTLVSEGVDANYMDMINYSVFGLIKIEFGD, encoded by the coding sequence ATGAAAGATACCAAACAACAATTTGAACATGTCATTGCCATCTGTCGTGATTTGTTCTCCAAGAAACTACATGATTACGGTCCGGCATGGCGTATTCTCCGTCCGGCTTCCGTGACTGATCAGATATTCATTAAAGCTAATCGTATCAGGAGTATTGAAACCAAAGGAGTGACGTTGGTGGACGAAGGAATACGTTCCGAGTTCATTGCGATAGTCAACTATGGTATTATCGGATTGATACAGCTGGAGCTGGGATATGCGGAATCAGCCGATATCACGAATGAAGAGGCAATGGCATTGTATGACAAATATGCTAAAACTTCATTGGAGCTGATGCTTGCTAAGAATCATGATTACGATGAGGCATGGCGCAGCATGTGTGTCAGTTCATACACTGATCTGATATTGATGAAAATCTACCGTACGAAACAGATTGAAAGCCTGTCAGGACAGACTTTGGTTTCGGAAGGAGTGGATGCTAATTATATGGACATGATTAATTATTCCGTATTCGGTTTGATTAAGATTGAATTTGGAGACTAA
- a CDS encoding BT_3928 family protein, producing the protein METKQKHIMWKSWVNVCRFLLAVVFIFSGFVKAVDPLGSFYKIQDYLTAFGMAAWFPTYLQLLFAIVLSALEFSVGVFLFFGIRRRFATTLALMLMIVMTPLTLYLALVNPVSDCGCFGDAWVLTNWETFGKNVVLFIAAVSVFKGGKQIIPFITAKMAWMISMYTFFFVFVLSFYCLDNLPILDFRPYKIGKNIKEGMEIPEGAKPSVFESKFILEKDGKKQEFTLDNYPDSTWTFVETRTVLKEKGYEPPIHDFSIVSLETGEDLTDSILSDKGYTFLLVAHRIEKADDSDIDLINEIYDYSVEHGYGFYALTSSPEEQIELWRDKTGAEYPFCQTDDITLKTIIRSNPGLMLIKDGVILNKWSDNSLPDEYVLTDSLDKLELGQQKQESDLRTIGYVLLWFIIPLLMVIGVDILVVKRRERKRAKNKVISNGVMSDKQELPQP; encoded by the coding sequence TTGGAGACTAAGCAGAAACATATAATGTGGAAGAGCTGGGTGAATGTTTGCCGCTTTTTACTGGCGGTGGTATTCATCTTTTCCGGCTTTGTGAAGGCAGTCGATCCGTTAGGTTCTTTTTATAAGATTCAGGATTATCTGACGGCTTTTGGAATGGCTGCATGGTTTCCTACATATTTGCAGTTACTGTTTGCCATCGTATTGTCAGCGTTGGAATTTTCAGTGGGAGTTTTCCTGTTCTTTGGTATACGGCGGAGGTTTGCTACAACTCTGGCACTGATGCTGATGATCGTGATGACACCGCTGACACTGTATCTGGCGTTAGTGAATCCGGTGTCCGATTGCGGTTGTTTCGGTGATGCATGGGTGTTGACAAACTGGGAAACGTTTGGCAAGAATGTAGTATTGTTTATTGCAGCCGTATCTGTCTTCAAAGGTGGAAAACAAATTATCCCCTTTATTACGGCAAAAATGGCATGGATGATTTCCATGTATACGTTCTTTTTCGTGTTTGTGCTTTCGTTCTATTGCCTGGACAATCTGCCTATTCTGGATTTCCGTCCTTACAAGATCGGAAAGAATATCAAAGAAGGCATGGAAATACCCGAAGGAGCAAAACCCAGTGTGTTTGAGAGCAAGTTCATTCTGGAGAAAGACGGAAAAAAGCAGGAATTTACACTGGATAATTACCCGGATAGCACATGGACGTTTGTTGAAACACGTACGGTGTTGAAGGAAAAAGGATACGAGCCTCCGATTCACGACTTCTCTATTGTAAGTCTGGAAACCGGAGAGGATCTGACCGATAGCATTTTATCCGATAAGGGATATACATTCCTGTTGGTAGCTCATCGTATTGAAAAAGCTGACGATAGCGATATAGATCTTATTAACGAGATCTATGATTATAGTGTGGAGCATGGTTACGGCTTTTATGCCCTGACTTCTTCGCCGGAGGAACAAATAGAATTGTGGCGTGACAAGACCGGTGCTGAATATCCTTTCTGCCAGACGGACGACATCACTTTGAAGACTATTATCCGTTCCAATCCCGGACTGATGCTGATAAAGGATGGCGTAATTCTGAATAAGTGGAGTGATAACAGCTTGCCGGATGAATACGTGTTGACGGATAGTCTGGATAAACTGGAACTCGGTCAGCAGAAACAAGAAAGTGATTTGCGCACGATTGGTTACGTTCTTTTGTGGTTTATCATTCCGTTGCTGATGGTTATCGGCGTGGACATCCTGGTTGTGAAGCGCAGGGAAAGAAAGAGAGCGAAAAATAAAGTGATTAGCAATGGAGTGATGAGTGATAAGCAAGAGCTTCCTCAGCCATAA
- the folE gene encoding GTP cyclohydrolase I FolE, giving the protein MLGKEEIVSPALDELKEHYQRIITLLGEDAEREGLLKTPERVAKAMLSLTKGYFMDPHEVLRSAKFKEEYSQMVIVKDIDFFSLCEHHMLPFYGKAHVAYIPNGYITGLSKIARVVDIFSHRLQVQERMTLQIKECIQETLNPLGVMVVVEAKHMCMQMRGVEKQNSITTTSDFTGAFNQAKTREEFMNLIRQNSFT; this is encoded by the coding sequence ATGTTAGGAAAAGAAGAAATCGTATCTCCTGCACTGGATGAACTGAAAGAACACTATCAGCGTATTATAACTTTATTGGGCGAAGATGCCGAACGCGAAGGACTACTGAAAACCCCCGAACGTGTAGCAAAGGCTATGCTGAGTTTGACAAAAGGCTATTTCATGGACCCGCACGAAGTGCTCCGCTCTGCCAAGTTTAAGGAAGAATACAGTCAGATGGTGATTGTGAAAGACATTGATTTTTTCTCACTTTGCGAACACCACATGCTTCCGTTCTACGGAAAAGCGCACGTGGCTTATATCCCCAACGGTTATATTACAGGGCTGAGCAAGATTGCCCGTGTAGTGGATATCTTTTCCCATCGCCTTCAGGTGCAGGAACGCATGACGCTCCAGATTAAAGAATGCATCCAGGAAACACTGAATCCCCTGGGCGTAATGGTGGTTGTGGAAGCCAAGCACATGTGTATGCAGATGCGTGGGGTTGAAAAGCAGAATTCCATAACGACCACTTCCGATTTTACAGGTGCTTTCAATCAGGCAAAGACTCGTGAAGAGTTTATGAACCTCATTCGTCAGAATTCATTCACATAA
- a CDS encoding SPOR domain-containing protein has protein sequence MKKLGLLLIACFAFAAFVSAQNNIVKSLERNVPGQGKVTIHQDARIEALIGQEYIPNGTENRVLKSQGFRVQVYAGNNTSRAKNEAHAVGSRIKEYFPELSVYTSFNSPRWLCRVGDFRSIEEADAMMRQLRATGVFKEVSIVKEQINIPL, from the coding sequence ATGAAGAAGCTTGGTTTACTTTTAATTGCATGCTTTGCTTTCGCCGCTTTTGTTTCGGCGCAGAATAACATTGTGAAGAGTTTGGAACGCAATGTGCCGGGACAGGGTAAGGTAACCATCCATCAGGATGCCCGCATTGAGGCCTTGATAGGTCAGGAATATATTCCCAACGGAACGGAAAACAGAGTGCTTAAAAGTCAGGGTTTCCGTGTACAGGTGTATGCCGGAAACAATACCAGTAGAGCCAAGAACGAAGCTCACGCTGTGGGCTCACGAATCAAAGAATATTTCCCGGAACTTTCTGTTTATACCTCTTTCAACTCTCCCCGTTGGCTGTGCCGTGTAGGAGACTTCCGCAGTATTGAAGAAGCGGATGCCATGATGCGCCAGTTGCGTGCTACAGGCGTATTCAAAGAAGTTTCTATTGTGAAAGAGCAGATAAATATCCCCTTATAA
- the tpiA gene encoding triose-phosphate isomerase, translated as MRKNIVAGNWKMNKTLQEGIALAKELNEVLANEKPNCDVIICTPFIHLASVTPLVDPAKIGVGAENCADKESGAYTGEVSAAMVASTGAKYVILGHSERRAYYGETVAILEEKVKLALANGLTPIFCIGEVLEEREANKQNEVVAAQLASVFSLSAEDFSKIVLAYEPVWAIGTGKTATPDQAQEIHAFIRSLIADKYGKEVADNCSILYGGSAKPSNAKELFANPDVDGGLIGGAALKAADFKGIIDAFN; from the coding sequence ATGAGAAAAAACATTGTTGCAGGAAACTGGAAAATGAACAAAACCCTTCAGGAGGGTATTGCTCTTGCAAAAGAACTGAATGAAGTATTGGCTAACGAAAAGCCTAACTGTGATGTAATCATCTGTACTCCTTTTATCCACCTGGCATCGGTTACTCCGTTGGTAGACCCCGCTAAGATTGGCGTAGGTGCTGAAAACTGTGCTGACAAAGAATCAGGTGCTTACACTGGTGAAGTTTCAGCTGCTATGGTTGCTTCTACAGGCGCTAAATATGTAATCTTGGGTCACTCAGAACGTCGTGCTTACTATGGCGAAACAGTTGCCATTCTGGAAGAAAAAGTAAAATTGGCTTTGGCTAACGGCCTGACTCCGATCTTCTGTATCGGTGAAGTGCTGGAAGAACGCGAAGCTAACAAGCAGAATGAAGTAGTTGCCGCTCAGTTGGCTTCCGTATTCTCTCTGTCTGCTGAAGATTTCTCTAAGATCGTATTGGCTTACGAACCGGTTTGGGCTATCGGTACAGGTAAAACTGCTACTCCCGACCAAGCTCAGGAAATCCACGCTTTCATCCGTTCATTAATTGCTGACAAGTACGGTAAGGAAGTTGCTGACAACTGCTCTATCCTTTACGGTGGTAGCGCTAAACCGTCTAACGCTAAGGAATTGTTCGCTAATCCTGACGTTGATGGTGGCTTGATTGGTGGTGCAGCTCTGAAGGCGGCAGACTTCAAGGGTATCATTGATGCTTTTAATTAA